In one window of Henckelia pumila isolate YLH828 chromosome 1, ASM3356847v2, whole genome shotgun sequence DNA:
- the LOC140862327 gene encoding uncharacterized protein yields MPLVSSLRACHALEAGGEGYLIHVVDTSVGSRSVDELPIVCENPNVFPDEIPEIPPIRDVEFRIEIVPGTAPISRAPYRLEPAEMRELQQQLQELLDKGYIRSSVSPWYHQLRVRDVDISKTVFCTRYGHYEFLMMPFGLKNAPAVFMDLMNKVFHDYLDKLVVVFIDDILVYSRSVNEHVQHLKLNEHVIVYASRKLKTHEGNYPVHDLELAAIVFALKIWRHYLYGERFEIFSDHKSLKYLFTQAELNMQQRLWLDLLKDYDCEIKYHPGTSNPVVDALSRKVSISALIISARASTIQECCSSRFMFRHKKVKQGIRVSSVLSEPSLFVCIREMQFLDSKMQKLARLAQGDNTYGFHFQTDGLLCLSGQGRASTTRWYNAEFRDSIMDVEACENGFCHPLANDLQTILEKVGDVAYHLVLPPYLSSIHNVFHVSLLRQYIADELHILQPMEVQLDPDLSYVERLLKIIDRKDKVFWNKRIPLVISSKKPRTMETGAPRKLSAVKVRKIIRVSCWLASQFFTSSKGLANPDDDVIFASPITTTFKIPAPVPEGITTRAQGKAKEIQSPAEKKSSSVVNEITFADKIPMGIPFVTPPAVYASVPEVSVPENVQKNSRR; encoded by the exons ATGCCTTTAGTTTCATCTTTGAGGGCTTGTCACGCTTTAGAGGCGGGTggagaaggctaccttatccaTGTGGTTGATACATCCGTAGGTAGCAGATCTGTAGATGAGTTACCAATAGTTTGTGAGAACCCAAATgtctttccagatgagattccagaGATTCCTCCAATCAGAGATGTCGAGTTCAGGATTGAAATTGTGCCAGGGACGGCACCGATTTCTCGTGCACCTTATCGACTAGAACCagcagagatgagagagttgcaaCAACAATTGCAAGaattattggataagggatatatccgatcgagcgtttcaccttg gtatcatcagttgcgtgttcgAGATGTGGATATCTCAAAGACAGTGTTTTGTACCCGATATGGTCACTATGAGTTTTTAATGATGCCTTTTGGGTTGAAAAATGCACCTGcggtgttcatggatttgatgaataaGGTATTCCACGATTACTTAGACAAgcttgtcgtggtcttcattgacgacattttgGTCTACTCGCGCAGTGTTAATGAACATGTGCAGCACTTGAAACTT AATGAGCATGTAATTGTATATGCTTCTAGAAAATTGAAGACCCACGAAGGGAATTACCCAGTGcacgatttggagcttgcagcaatCGTGTTTGCACTGAAaatttggcgtcattatctgtatggcgagaggtTCGAGATTTTTTCGgaccataagagtttgaagtacttgTTCACCCAGGCAGAGCTGAACATGCAACAACGTCTATGGTTAGATCTTCTCAAAGATtatgactgcgagattaagtaccatccaggtacTTCGAACCCAGTGGTAGACGCACTTAGTCGGAAAGTGAGTATCAGTGCTCTCATTATTAGTGCAAGGGCTAGTACCATTCAAGAATGTTGTTCTTCAAGATTTATGTTTCGGCATAAGAAAGTAAAACAGGGAATCCGAGTTTCTTCAGTGCTATCTGAGCCATCCTTGTTTGTTTGTATCCGAGAAATGCAGTTTTTGGATTCGAAGATGCAGAAATTAGCAAGACTTGCTCAGGGAGACAACACGTATGGTTTTCACTTTCAGACAGACGGAttgttgtgtttgtctg gtcaaggcagagcttCGACGACCAGGTGGTATAATGCAGAGTTTAGAGATTCCATAATGGATGTCGAAGCATGTGAAAATGgtttttgtcacccacttgccaatGACCTCCAGACG ATCTTGGAAAAGGTTGGAGATGTGGCTTATCATCTGGTgttaccgccatatctttccagCATTCATAACGTGTTCCACGTGTCGCTACTTCGTCAGTATATTGCAGATGAGTTGCACATTCTGCAACCAATGGAGGTTCAGCTGGACCCTGATTTGTCATATGTGGAGAGACTGCTCAAAATTATTGACAGAAAAGACAAGGTGTTTTGGAATAAGCGCATTCCTCTAGTTAT TTCTTCCAAGAAGCCTCGTACTATGGAAACTGGAGCTCCACGTAAATTGTCTGCTGTCAAAGTTAGGAAGATCATCAGAGTTTCTTGTTGGTTGGCCTCGCAGTTCTTCACCAGCTCAAAAGGACTAGCCAATCCAGATGATGATGTCATTTTTGCTTCACCCATTACCACAACTTTTAAGATTCCGGCCCCGGTTCCCGAGGGGATTACGACTCGAGCTCAAGGAAAGGCCAAGGAGATTCAGTCTCCGGCAGAGAAGAAATCATCTTCAGTGGTAAATGAAATCACTTTTGCAGATAAGATCCCTATGGGTATTCCATTTGTTACCCCTCCTGCTGTCTATGCAAGTGTTCCTGAAGTTTCTGTTCCTGAAAATGTTCAAAAAAACTCTAGGCGGTAG